A window of the Lactuca sativa cultivar Salinas chromosome 5, Lsat_Salinas_v11, whole genome shotgun sequence genome harbors these coding sequences:
- the LOC111881827 gene encoding uncharacterized protein LOC111881827: protein MEPFSFYNNVELFSIELILIDEQGTKIQANVLKKYIYRFKNILKDGLAFYIKCPSFASQKKGAFRLTQEEHKLSFLNNTVVTECHDFSGTTFGFEFKNMDATYARERRRKRKLYLDNKKSKNNYTAESSQRISIAHATHFRQYGSINTTTSTNAKERRKIRKLYLDNKKSKVNSNTSTHQKSPITHVSYISNNGNYIFHNNIQTPLSINNDNPLFGIGMTSTGHSTITPKSSSIKLPKGKHQLKRKTTHISAIPMIDLTLDEEINDDHIIEDVFRDYLDHGDQIVICQICHAKLWKDESLRGKKNGNTSYSLCCGYGKVELPPLKEAPSSYKNLYRSIDSKSKHFMKNIRRYNSMFSFTSMGGKVDSSINTGNAPYIFRLSGKNYHSMGSLLPTGGSRPKFYQLYIYDTENEISNRSTSISGPKSGSTSSSISYDLQIIEFLKVMLDSNNALVKSYRMVRDSLHENPGANLKLRLIGKREQDGRTYNLPTSFEVAALIVGDICDSIEKRDIIVETAFGLLKRISELHPSYLALQYPLLFPYGDDGYRVDILHRGITVSSNSKRPICTMREFFAYRIQDKDQSFSLLLNAKRCESYENLRNHQACGSTDISNVGQRVILPSSFTGGARYMMQNYLDAMSLCKWYGYPDFFITFTCNPKWPEVQRFLKDTPLHPEDRPNILCRLFKIKLDAFIKDLRQNEIFGKVQAVVYTIEFQKRGLSHSHICLFMHYDYKLPTVEYINPIISAEIPNIDEDRELYSLVREFMIHGPCGAENLNCPCMVDRKCSKNFPKQFCNHTSLDSDGFPLYRRRNDGNFVEKSGVHLDNRNVVPYNKYLLKRYQAHINVEWCNQGSSIKYLFKYINKGPDRATIAMVHNNNDSDNNDAVNEIKEYYDCRYISACEASWRIFTYDVHYRYPAVIRLPFHLPGQQQVMYEADDDIEDVLDRPSNASSMFISWMNPREVGRSIGRIHSVSPKLGEAYFLRILLNKVKGPKSFEEICTVNGEICSSFKDACYNLGILDDDKEYIEAIKETSLSGSGFYLRFLFATMLLSTSLCKPEIVWENTWEYLSDGILYTQQKRLNSPGLSLNEDQIKNLTLFEIEQILLRNNSSLKNYRRMPYPDLDSVSSSNNRLIAEELDYDIPNLKNDFDRFFVSLTDEQRNIFQDIMAKVKNNKGGVFFIYGYGGTGKTFLWKTISAAIRSQGEIVLNVASSGIASLLLTGGRTAHSRFIIPINLTEDSFCKINPKSDLAILIRKASLIIWDEAPMVHKHAFEALDRTLKDILKFVDPTNSSIPFGGKVVVFGGDFRQILLVVPGGSRQNIVNASLSSSYLWQQCKVHKLTKNMRLTVGSDPFVVNRIKGFSNWLLDIGEGNLSGPNDGEAIVDIPEDILINDLCDPIGEQKEYLSSDKLCQSEFVHDQFDASLYSPDVLNGLKVSGLPNHNLILKVGVPVMLLRNIDQKNGLCNGTRLQIKSLGKRVIEAVIISGSNIGNRTFIPRMSLTPSENKIPFKFQKRQFPLVVCFAMTINKSMTLQNVGLFLK, encoded by the exons CATAAAATGTCCAAGCTTTGCATCACAAAAGAAGGGTGCTTTTAGGTTAACTCAAGAGGAACATAAACTTAGTTTTCTTAATAACACTGTTGTTACTGAGTGTCATGACTTTTCTGGAACTACATTTGGTTTTGAGTTT AAGAATATGGATGCTACATATGctagagaaagaagaagaaagagaaagtTATACTTGGATAATAAAAAATCTAAGAATAACTATACCGCGGAATCGTCTCAACGTATATCTATTGCACATGCTACTCATTTTAGACAATACG GTTCAATTAACACTACAACTTCTACAAACGCTAAAGAGAGGAGAAAAATTAGAAAGTTATATTTGGATAATAAAAAATCCAAAGTAAATTCTAACACATCTACCCATCAAAAATCACCTATTACACATGTTTCTTACATATCAAATAAcg gaAATTATATTTTTCATAATAACATTCAAACACCGCTATCTATTAACAATGATAATCCATTGTTTGGTATCGGCATGACATCTACCGGTCATTCAACCATCACTCCAAAATCTTCATCAATCAAGTTACCAAAAGGAAAACATCAATTAAAAAGGAAGACTACACACATATCTGCTATACCTATGATTGACTTGACATTAGATGAAGAAATTAATGATGACCATATTATTGAAGATGTTTTTCGCG ATTACTTGGATCATGGAGACCAGATTGTCATATGTCAAATTTGTCATGCAAAACTATGGAAAGATGAATCGCTTAGAGGCAAAAAAAACGGGAATACATCTTATTCGTTATGTTGTGGTTACGGCAAAGTTGAACTACCACCTTTAAAAGAAGCACCGTCATCTTACAAAAATCTTTACCGCTCCATAGATTCTAAAAGCAAACACTTCATGAAGAACATTCGACGTTACAATTCAATGTTTTCATTTACATCCATGGGAGGAAAAGTTGATTCATCCATCAACACGGGCAACGCACCATACATATTTAGACTTAGTGGTAAAAATTATCATAGTATGGGAAGTCTTCTACCGACAGGTGGATCTAGACCAAAATTCTATCAGTTATACATATATGATACGGAGAACGAGATTTCAAATAGATCAACAAGTATTAG TGGACCAAAGAGCGGTTCTACATCAAGTTCAATATCATATGATCTCCAGATTATAGAATTTTTGAAGGTTATGTTAGATTCAAACAATGCGTTGGTTAAGTCTTATAGGATGGTAAGAGACAGTCTTCACGAAAATCCAGGTGCTAATTTGAAGTTAAGATTAATCGGAAAAAGAGAACAAGATGGAAGGACGTATAACTTACCAACTTCTTTTGAGGTAGCAGCTTTAATTGTTGGTGACATTTGTGATTCAATTGAAAAAAGGGACATCATTGTTGAAACCGCATTTGGATTACTAAAACGTATCAGTGAATTACATCCTTCTTACCTTGCTCTTCAGTATCCATTACTATTTCCATATGGAGATGATGGTTATAGAGTTGACATCCTTCATAGAGGTATAACAGTTTCAAGTAACAGCAAACGCCCGATATGTACAATGAGAGAATTTTTTGCTTACAGAATTCAAGATAAAGATCAATCGTTCTCACTACTTCTTAATGCTAAAAG ATGCGAGTCTTATGAGAATCTGCGTAATCACCAAGCATGTGGGAGTACAGATATTTCAAACGTTGGGCAACGTGTGATCTTACCTTCTTCGTTTACCGGTGGTGCACGTTATATGATGCAAAACTATTTGGATGCCATGTCACTATGTAAGTGGTATGGATATCCTGATTTTTTCATAACCTTTACGTGTAATCCAAAATGGCCAGAAGTTCAAAGGTTTCTTAAGGACACTCCACTTCATCCAGAAGATAGACCAAATATATTATGTAGGTTATTTAAGATTAAGTTGGATGCATTTATTAAAGATTTAAggcaaaatgaaatttttggcaagGTTCAAGCAg TGGTTTACACAATTGAATTTCAAAAAAGAGGTCTGTCGCATAGTCATATATGTCTATTTATGCATTATGACTACAAGCTTCCTACAGTTGAATATATCAATCCAATTATTTCTGCTGAGATTCCAAATATTGATGAAGATCGAGAATTATATTCACTTGTCAGGGAGTTCATGATTCACGGCCCATGTGGAGCTGAAAATTTGAATTGCCCATGCATGGTGGACAGAAAGTGTTCTAAAAACTTTCCAAAGCAATTCTGTAATCATACTTCACTTGATTCAGATGGTTTTCCTTTATATAGGAGAAGAAATGATGGAAATTTTGTTGAAAAATCTGGTGTTCATTTAGATAACAGAAATGTTGTTCCATACAACAAATATCTGTTGAAAAGATATCAGGCACACATTAATGTTGAATGGTGCAATCAAGGATcttctataaaatatttatttaaatatataaacaaGGGTCCTGATAGAGCGACTATTGCTATGGTGCACAACAATAATGATTCTGATAACAACGATGCAGTCAATGAAATCAAAGAATACTATGATTGTAGATATATATCTGCATGTGAAGCATCATGGCGTATTTTTACCTATGATGTTCATTATAGGTATCCTGCTGTGATTAGACTGCCTTTTCATTTGCCTGGTCAACAACAAGTCATGTATGAGGCAGACGATGATATTGAAGATGTTCTTGACCGTCCTTCAAATGCTTCTTCAATGTTTATATCTTGGATGAAT CCAAGGGAAGTTGGACGTTCTATTGGTAGAATTCACTCGGTTTCTCCTAAACTTGGCGAAGCATATTTTTTAAGAATTCTTTTAAATAAAGTGAAAGGTCCAAAATCATTCGAAGAAATTTGCACGGTCAATGGTGAAATATGTTCTTCTTTTAAagatgcatgctataatttaggCATTTTGGATGATGACAAAGAATACATCGAAGCAATTAAAGAAACAAGTCTTTCTGGATCTGGTTTTTATTTACGTTTCTTATTTGCTACGATGTTATTGTCCACCAGTTTGTGTAAGCCAGAGATTGTGTGGGAAAACACGTGGGAATACCTCTCAGATGGAATTCTTTATACTCAACAAAAGAGATTAAACTCTCCAG GTTTATCACTAAACGAAGATCAAATTAAAAACTTGACTTTGTTTGAGATAGAACAAATTTTACTTCGAAACAATTCCAGTCTCAAGAACTATAGAAGGATGCCTTACCCTGATCTTGATTCGGTTTCATCTTCAAACAATCGTTTGATAGCCGAAGAGCTAGATTATGACATACCAAATTTGAAAAATGACTTTGATCGGTTCTTTGTTTCATTAACCGATGAGCAACGCAACATTTTTCAAGATATCATGGCTAAGGTTAAAAATAATAAGGGAGGTGTATTCTTTATTTATGGTTACGGTGGAACGGGTAAGACATTTCTTTGGAAGACAATATCTGCAGCAATTAGATCCCAAGGTGAGATTGTTTTAAATGTTGCTTCAAGTGGGATCGCTTCATTATTATTGACTGGAGGCAGGACGgcacactctcggtttataaTTCCCATCAATCTTACCGAGGAttctttttgtaaaataaatCCAAAGAGTGATCTTGCAATTTTAATAAGAAAAGCCTCATTGATCATTTGGGATGAAGCGCCTATGGTACACAAGCATGCATTTGAAGCTTTAGATCGAACTTTGAAGGATATATTAAAATTTGTCGATCCTACAAACTCAAGTATTCCATTTGGAGGTAAAGTGGTTGTTTTTGGAGGTGATTTCAGACAAATTTTACTTGTTGTTCCGGGTGGCAGTAGACAAAACATTGTTAATGCTTCTTTAAGTTCTTCATATTTATGGCAACAATGCAAAGTCcataaattaacaaaaaacatGAGGTTAACTGTTGGAAGCGATCCATTTGTTGTTAATCGAATAAAGGGTTTTTCAAACTGGCTTTTGGACATAGGAGAAGGTAATCTTAGTGGTCCAAATGATGGTGAAGCAATTGTTGATATTCCAGAAGATATTCTCATTAATGATCTATGTGATCCGATTG GAGAGCAAAAAGAATATTTAAGCTCAGATAAGCTTTGCCAATCTGAGTTTGTTCATGATCAGTTTGATGCAAGTTTATACTCACCTGATGTTTTAAATGGTCTTAAAGTCTCAGGTCTGCCAAACCATAATCTCATTTTAAAAGTCGGTGTTCCAGTTATGTTATTGAGAAACATTGATCAGAAAAATGGCTTATGCAATGGCACTAGACTACAGATAAAATCTTTGGGCAAGCGTGTTATCGAGGCAGTTATCATATCTGGAAGTAATATTGGAAACCGGACATTTATTCCAAGAATGTCTTTAACTCCTTCTGAAAACAAGATCCCGTTCAAATTCCAAAAAAGACAATTTCCATTGGTTGTATGTTTTGCAATGACAATTAACAAGAGCATG ACTTTACAGAATGTTGGTTTGTTTCTCAAGTAA
- the LOC111881860 gene encoding probable galactinol--sucrose galactosyltransferase 6, with the protein MAIRSLKLIPHDTSLSPPINTHLNPPSISSITFFSHLSSKITISSRNRRAFISSSFKNRESVLDYPEKRDKTHQEQAEMTIGPVVQISRRRLVVKDRTILTGVSENVSISSASESGHTDGVFLGSDFEEESSHHVVSLGKLHDVRFMACFRFKLWWMAQKMGSKGSEIPSETQFLLMETIGETQTEPIYIVFLPLIEGSFRACLHGNSGDELQLSIESGDSDVKGSIFTRTVYVGVGTDPFSTITDAINNVKLHLNSFKQRKDKKLPGILDWFGWCTWDAFYQDVTQEGVESGLKSLADGGAPAKFVIIDDGWQSVGSDKKKIGESQPLMRLTGIKENEKFQSKNNPKIGIKNIVDIAKNTYGLKYVYVWHAIVGYWGGVSPEAGPMEEYGPVMKSPKASKHVLENDPLWKADPLAIQGLGVMNPKKVFKFYDNLHAYLANAGVDGVKVDVQSILETLGTGLGGRVAIMRQYHHALDASIARNFPDNGCIDCMSHNNDSLYSSQQTAVVRASDDFYPRDPVSHTIHIASVAYNSVFLGEFMQPDWDMFHSLHPAAEYHASARAISGGPIYVSDAPGKHDFDLLKKLVLPDGSVLRARLPGRPTKDCLFVDPTRDGVSLLKIWNMNKYTGVIGVYNCQGAAWDAMEHKNMFHETRSNPITGSVSCRDVHLIAEVALGPDWRGDCAMYSHHTGDLIALPNNDVIPVSLNVLEYEVFTVTPIKVLGLGLGFAPLGLIDMFNGGGAIDDLKYLIESGGSSAVVEMKVKGCGRFGAYSMTEPRKCMVGPSEIEFVYDSRSGLVHLNLSHMPEDQKCHDIKIHL; encoded by the exons ATGGCGATTCGATCTCTCAAGCTAATCCCTCATGACACATCTTTATCTCCCCCAATAAATACCCATCTCAACCCACCTTCTATCTCATCAATCACGTTCTTCTCTCATCTATCCTCTAAAATTACAATCAGTTCTCGAAATCGAAGAGCATTCATCTCGTCTTCATTTAAG AACAGAGAATCAGTGTTGGATTACCCCGAAAAAAGGGATAAAACACATCAAGAACAAGCGGAAATGACAATTGGTCCAGTGGTTCAGATTTCACGGCGGAGATTGGTGGTAAAGGACCGAACCATTCTGACCGGTGTGTCGGAAAACGTGAGTATCTCATCCGCGTCGGAATCGGGTCACACAGATGGGGTTTTCCTCGGGTCGGATTTTGAAGAAGAAAGTAGTCATCACGTGGTGTCACTGGGGAAACTTCACGATGTCCGGTTCATGGCATGCTTCCGGTTCAAGCTATGGTGGATGGCCCAGAAGATGGGAAGTAAAGGGAGTGAAATCCCATCAGAAACACAGTTTCTATTAATGGAAACAATCGGAGAAACCCAAACCGAACCCATTTACATTGTTTTCTTACCCTTGATTGAAGGGTCATTTCGAGCTTGTCTCCATGGTAATTCTGGAGACGAGCTCCAGCTTTCTATCGAAAGCGGTGATTCAGACGTAAAAGGGTCTATTTTTACTCGCACGGTTTACGTGGGAGTAGGAACCGACCCTTTTAGTACAATTACAGATGCAATTAATAATGTTAAATTGCATCTAAATTCATTCAAGCAACGAAAAGACAAGAAACTCCCCGGGATTCTCGATTGGTTCGGGTGGTGCACTTGGGACGCGTTTTACCAAGACGTGACTCAAGAAGGCGTTGAGTCCGGGCTAAAAAGCTTAGCCGATGGTGGGGCCCCCGCAAAGTTTGTGATCATTGACGATGGATGGCAGTCCGTTGGATCGGACAAGAAAAAGATCGGAGAATCACAACCGTTGATGAGGCTAACCGGGATTAAAGAAAACGAAAAATTCCAATCCAAAAATAACCCGAAAATCGGGATCAAGAACATAGTCGATATCGCGAAAAACACATACGGGTTGAAATATGTGTACGTGTGGCATGCCATTGTAGGATATTGGGGTGGGGTTAGCCCTGAGGCTGGCCCGATGGAGGAATACGGGCCGGTGATGAAATCTCCAAAGGCGTCTAAACATGTTCTTGAAAATGATCCATTATGGAAAGCCGATCCGTTGGCTATACAAGGTTTGGGAGTAATGAACCCGAAAAAAGTGTTCAAATTTTACGATAATTTACATGCGTATTTAGCGAATGCCGGTGTTGATGGTGTGAAAGTTGATGTACAATCCATATTGGAGACACTTGGTACCGGTTTAGGTGGTCGGGTTGCCATAATGAGGCAATATCATCACGCGCTCGATGCATCTATCGCTCGGAATTTTCCTGATAATGGCTGCATTGATTGCATGAGTCACAACAACGATTCACTTTACTC ATCGCAACAAACGGCTGTGGTTCGCGCTTCGGATGATTTTTACCCTCGTGACCCGGTGTCACACACGATCCACATTGCATCCGTGGCGTACAACAGCGTATTTCTTGGAGAATTTATGCAGCCTGATTGGGACATGTTCCATTCGCTTCATCCCGCAGCTGAGTACCATGCATCCGCTAGGGCCATAAGTGGTGGGCCGATATACGTGAG tgATGCTCCCGGGAAGCACGATTTTGATTTGTTGAAAAAACTTGTTTTGCCCGATGGATCCGTGCTTCGGGCCCGATTGCCGGGTCGACCCACTAAAGATTGTCTTTTTGTTGACCCGACCCGTGATGGTGTTAGTTTGTTGAAGATATGGAACATGAATAAGTACAccggtgttattggtgtttatAATTGTCAAGGAGCAGCGTGGGACGCCATGGAACACAAAAACATGTTCCATGAAACCAGGTCCAATCCGATAACCGGATCGGTTAGTTGTCGGGACGTGCACCTCATTGCTGAGGTTGCACTGGGTCCCGACTGGCGTGGTGACTGTGCAATGTACAGTCACCACACCGGAGATCTGATAGCTTTACCGAACAATGATGTGATTCCGGTTTCATTAAATGTTCttgaatatgaagtatttacgGTTACGCCAATTAAGGTTTTGGGATTGGGGTTAGGGTTTGCTCCATTAGGGCTTATTGACATGTTTAATGGTGGTGGAGCTATTGATGATTTGAAGTATTTGATTGAAAGTGGTGGCTCTTCGGCGGTTGTTGAAATGAAGGTCAAGGGATGTGGACGGTTTGGTGCGTACTCGATGACTGAGCCAAGAAAGTGTATGGTTGGACCGAGTGAGATCGAGTTTGTATATGATTCACGGTCCGGGCTTGTGCACTTGAATTTGAGTCATATGCCTGAGGATCAGAAGTGTCACGATATTAAGATTCATTTATAA
- the LOC111881916 gene encoding zinc finger BED domain-containing protein DAYSLEEPER-like — protein sequence MMDGSSTSAITDLIETTPMESDPPVNIQMQPEYFDIPLDDMDMDTEQPTKRRKKKSTVWEHFTIVNVSEEIRKACCKHCKHLLSYVNGPKVSGTSHLKRHVTRCLRNQNHDSSDRLTPKTPKIPKLDRPKRRYRRTTASTAFNPATCRQEMARMIILHDYPLEMVEHPGFMAFVRNLNPGFEIGNFGRIQGDCGATYLKEKERIWNLIEGMPGNISLTLDLWNSSHTTGYVFVAGQFIDSDWKMHRKLLNVVMEPYPDSDSAFSHAVSACLSDWNIEGKLFSITINQPVSDSGLDSLRNLISEKNSNVLNGQLLLTDCLARSLTFIAHCAINAGQETVKKVRDCVKYVKTSESLEEKFVALKQQLQVMSTKSLSLDDQTQWNTTYEMLVSASELKEVFSCLDTLEPDYDKIPTLEDWKVIDNLCTYLKLLYNTANLLTSSSIPTTNMFFHEAWKIQLELARASTSEDDVISNMTKPIQENFDKYWKNCCLVLAIAVVMDPRFKMKLVEFSFTKIYGEKAVSYINTVDEGIHELFSKYAGLPLPLALLNGDSGIGDSGVVKQEDDAGVGGLGNELGLMDFDVFIMESTSQQSKSELDQYLEGSLLPRIHEFDVMGWWKLNKNKYPTLSKMARDILMIPVSSVGPESVFQTGVKEMDRYRCELSPEMVEALFCAKDWMRCEGAESMESNVKMEFPI from the exons ATGATGGATGGTTCGTCGACCTCAGCCATCACg GACCTCATCGAGACTACACCTATGGAAAGTGACCCACCGGTCAACATACAAATGCAACCAGAATATTTTGACATACCATTGGATGATATGGACATGGACACAGAACAACCTActaaaagaagaaaaaagaaatcAACAGTTTGGGAACATTTCACAATTGTAAACGTGAGTGAAGAGATTAGAAAAGCCTGCTGTAAACACTGCAAACATTTACTATCATACGTTAATGGCCCAAAAGTTTCAGGCACCAGTCACCTCAAACGCCACGTCACCAGGTGCCTCCGTAACCAAAACCATGACTCATCGGACCGGTTGACTCCAAAGACCCCCAAGATTCCCAAGTTGGATAGACCAAAACGCCGGTACAGACGAACCACCGCTTCCACCGCCTTCAACCCCGCCACGTGCCGCCAAGAAATGGCCCGGATGATCATACTCCATGACTACCCACTTGAGATGGTGGAACATCCAGGGTTCATGGCTTTTGTTCGAAACTTAAATCCCGGTTTTGAAATTGGTAATTTTGGTAGAATTCAAGGGGATTGTGGGGCGACTTATTTGAAAgaaaaggaaaggatttggaatcTGATTGAAGGAATGCCCGGGAATATTTCTCTCACACTTGACTTATGGAACTCTTCACATACAACCGGTTACGTTTTTGTAGCCGGACAATTCATTGATAGTGACTGGAAAATGCATCGGAAGCTACTAAACGTTGTAATGGAACCGTACCCTGATTCCGATTCCGCCTTCTCCCATGCCGTTTCCGCTTGTCTTTCCGATTGGAACATCGAAGGGAAACTATTCTCCATCACTATAAACCAGCCCGTTAGTGATTCCGGCCTCGATAGTCTTCGAAATTTAATCTCTGAAAAGAACTCGAATGTCCTTAACGGTCAATTACTCCTCACAGACTGTCTGGCCCGTTCTTTAACGTTTATCGCGCATTGTGCGATAAACGCGGGCCAAGAGACTGTGAAGAAAGTTAGAGACTGCGTGAAGTATGTGAAAACATCGGAATCATTAGAAGAAAAGTTTGTTGCTTTAAAACAACAACTTCAAGTAATGAGTACTAAATCTTTATCACTTGATGATCAAACACAATGGAATACAACTTATGAAATGTTGGTTTCGGCATCGGAGTTGAAAGAAGTGTTTTCTTGTTTGGATACTTTAGAGCCCGATTACGATAAAATCCCAACTCTTGAAGATTGGAAAGTTATCGACAATCTTTGCACGTATTTAAAGCTACTTTACAATACTGCAAATCTGCTGACATCATCGAGTATACCTACGACTAATATGTTCTTTCATGAAGCATGGAAGATTCAGTTAGAGCTTGCCCGGGCCTCCACAAGTGAAGATGATGTCATTAGCAACATGACAAAACCGATTCAAGAAAATTTCGATAAATATTGGAAAAATTGTTGTTTGGTTTTAGCGATTGCAGTGGTTATGGATCCGAGGTTTAAAATGAAGCTGGTTGAATTCAGTTTTACAAAGATTTATGGAGAGAAAGCGGTTTCTTATATAAACACTGTGGATGAAGGGATTCATGAGCTTTTTTCAAAGTATGCCGGACTTCCTTTGCCACTCGCTTTACTAAATGGGGACTCCGGAATCGGTGATTCCGGAGTTGTGAAACAAGAAGATGATGCGGGTGTGGGAGGTTTAGGAAATGAGCTTGGGCTTAtggattttgatgtttttattaTGGAGAGTACGAGTCAGCAATCGAAGTCGGAATTAGATCAGTATTTGGAGGGATCGCTTTTGCCAAGGATTCATGAGTTTGATGTTATGGGGTGGTGGAAATTGAATAAGAATAAGTACCCGACTTTATCAAAGATGGCTCGTGATATTTTGATGATTCCGGTGTCGAGTGTTGGTCCGGAATCGGTGTTTCAGACGGGTGTGAAGGAAATGGACCGGTATCGGTGCGAGTTAAGTCCGGAGATGGTGGAGGCGCTTTTTTGTGCGAAAGATTGGATGCGTTGTGAAGGGGCGGAGAGTATGGAGTCGAATGTGAAGATGGAATTTCCGATTTAG